The following proteins are co-located in the Tardibacter chloracetimidivorans genome:
- a CDS encoding putative quinol monooxygenase — translation MTGKSFVAELRAKPEKRNDLIRLQIEMKLLVHQLEPDAIVYELFQSEEDPDLFICVATFRDDAAFEHHMQIDFHERLVPQIFECLAEDMKIQFYRSLG, via the coding sequence ATGACCGGCAAGAGCTTTGTGGCGGAGCTTCGCGCCAAGCCGGAAAAACGCAATGACCTGATCCGGCTTCAGATCGAAATGAAGCTGCTGGTTCATCAGCTTGAGCCGGATGCGATTGTCTATGAGCTGTTCCAGTCGGAGGAAGATCCCGACCTGTTCATTTGTGTTGCGACCTTCCGCGATGACGCGGCGTTCGAGCATCACATGCAGATCGACTTTCACGAGCGCCTGGTGCCGCAGATTTTCGAATGCCTGGCCGAGGATATGAAGATTCAATTCTATCGCTCGCTTGGCTGA
- a CDS encoding SDR family oxidoreductase, with amino-acid sequence MGMLQDKVAVIIGAAGRDNMGQVIARRFAAEGARVVVAGRDEAALAELAEEIGGLAVRCDITDEGDLAALADAAVARFGHLDIALNATGWGLLKPFLETTKEDIDRITALQFTGPILFYQAMLRRMGDGGSIIQISSATASIMLEDHAAYMGTKAGTDHVIRCVANEFGHRGIRANSIAPGFTPTPMTAKASRNQAILDTFAKEYPLGRVGTSEDIADAAAWVASDQCFMTGQVLQVNGGLTLRRNPTNAEIGAAVKAARAAAAQAG; translated from the coding sequence ATGGGTATGTTGCAGGACAAGGTCGCCGTCATCATCGGAGCGGCGGGCCGCGACAATATGGGCCAGGTGATTGCCCGCCGCTTTGCCGCCGAAGGGGCGCGGGTGGTGGTCGCCGGGCGGGACGAAGCGGCGCTGGCCGAACTTGCGGAGGAAATCGGCGGGCTTGCGGTGCGCTGCGACATTACCGACGAGGGCGATCTTGCAGCGCTTGCCGATGCGGCGGTCGCGCGCTTCGGCCATCTGGACATCGCCCTCAATGCCACAGGCTGGGGCCTGCTCAAGCCATTTCTTGAAACCACAAAGGAGGACATCGATCGCATCACCGCGCTGCAGTTCACCGGGCCGATCCTGTTCTACCAGGCCATGCTGCGGCGGATGGGCGACGGCGGCTCCATCATTCAGATCTCATCGGCCACTGCATCCATCATGCTGGAGGATCACGCCGCCTATATGGGCACCAAGGCGGGCACGGATCACGTCATCCGCTGCGTCGCCAACGAGTTCGGTCATCGCGGCATTCGCGCCAATTCCATCGCGCCCGGCTTTACGCCGACCCCGATGACGGCCAAGGCCTCGCGCAATCAGGCGATTCTCGACACCTTCGCCAAGGAATATCCGCTTGGCCGGGTGGGCACGAGCGAAGACATCGCCGATGCGGCCGCATGGGTCGCCTCGGACCAGTGCTTCATGACCGGCCAGGTGCTTCAGGTGAACGGCGGTCTCACGCTGCGGCGGAACCCGACGAACGCCGAAATAGGCGCGGCGGTGAAAGCAGCCAGGGCGGCAGCCGCGCAAGCCGGCTGA
- a CDS encoding class I adenylate-forming enzyme family protein yields the protein MAAEAPIYTLGALLRSSAASHADSPALIFPDRKVSYRQLNESARAWARTFIALGIKPGDNVGILLTTRPEFVELLFGIVMAGAVAVPVNARYQASELGFLVRDADLVLMVTTGRVADSLDFGERLVAALPSLRHADDPRNLSLDEAPKLRSIICLDQPCPSYLLSAGGALDAGRQVDEAQVDARIDAVVPQDVGLILYTSGTTANPKGALIRHRAQVGNSRNLGIRYEVTGADKVWSPLPIFHIAGILPMVMILDKGGAYMTIPHFEAGAALEMLGREKATIAYPSFVTIMQDLITHPTFKDTDLASLRVMNSNFAVQPAWIKEAVTAAMPHTIQVGTYGLTEAAGTVSTSRLSDSYEQRTGRCGVPLDEWEVRIVDVESGRDCGVDERGEIVVRGPNMLKGYYNAPDKTAEVIRNGWFHTGDIGSIDADGQMMFHGRTKDMLKVGGENVAAAEIEAMLQTHPAVKLAQVVGIPHDRYVEVPAAFVELAEGHSATEDELIQHCRGQLASFKLPRHVRMVSEWPMSTSKIQKFRLRSQLIEELGKGEAA from the coding sequence ATGGCGGCGGAAGCCCCGATCTACACCTTGGGCGCGTTGCTCCGGTCATCGGCCGCGAGCCATGCCGATTCGCCCGCGTTGATTTTTCCGGATCGCAAGGTCAGCTATCGCCAGCTCAACGAGTCGGCACGCGCCTGGGCGCGAACGTTCATCGCGCTCGGTATCAAGCCCGGCGACAATGTGGGCATTTTGCTGACCACGCGGCCGGAATTCGTCGAGCTGCTGTTCGGCATCGTCATGGCGGGCGCGGTGGCCGTACCGGTCAACGCGCGTTACCAGGCGTCCGAGCTGGGTTTCCTGGTGCGCGACGCCGATCTCGTGCTGATGGTTACGACGGGGCGCGTGGCCGACAGCCTGGACTTCGGTGAAAGGCTGGTCGCGGCGCTTCCTTCCTTGCGGCACGCCGATGATCCGCGAAACCTCTCGCTTGACGAAGCGCCGAAGCTGCGAAGCATCATCTGTCTGGACCAGCCGTGCCCCTCCTATCTTCTGTCCGCCGGCGGGGCGCTCGACGCGGGGCGGCAGGTGGACGAGGCCCAGGTGGACGCTCGAATCGATGCCGTGGTTCCACAGGATGTCGGATTGATCCTTTACACGTCCGGCACGACCGCCAATCCCAAGGGCGCGCTGATCAGGCACAGGGCGCAGGTGGGCAACAGCCGGAACCTTGGCATCCGCTATGAGGTGACGGGCGCGGACAAGGTATGGTCCCCGCTTCCCATCTTCCACATCGCCGGAATCCTGCCGATGGTGATGATTCTGGACAAGGGCGGGGCCTATATGACGATCCCGCATTTCGAGGCGGGAGCCGCGCTCGAGATGCTTGGTCGGGAGAAGGCGACCATCGCCTATCCAAGCTTCGTCACGATCATGCAGGATCTGATCACCCATCCCACCTTCAAGGACACCGATCTGGCCAGCCTAAGGGTGATGAACTCCAACTTCGCGGTGCAGCCCGCATGGATCAAGGAGGCGGTCACCGCGGCGATGCCCCACACGATCCAGGTCGGCACCTATGGCCTGACCGAGGCGGCGGGCACCGTTTCCACCAGCCGCCTGTCCGACAGCTATGAGCAGCGCACCGGCCGCTGCGGCGTGCCGCTGGACGAATGGGAGGTGCGGATCGTCGATGTGGAGAGCGGACGCGATTGCGGCGTCGACGAGCGGGGCGAAATCGTGGTTCGCGGCCCCAATATGCTGAAGGGCTATTACAACGCCCCGGACAAGACGGCCGAGGTGATCAGGAACGGATGGTTCCACACCGGCGACATCGGATCGATCGATGCCGATGGGCAGATGATGTTTCACGGCCGGACCAAGGACATGCTGAAGGTGGGCGGTGAAAATGTCGCCGCCGCCGAGATCGAGGCGATGCTCCAGACCCATCCGGCGGTGAAGCTTGCGCAGGTGGTGGGCATTCCGCACGACCGCTATGTCGAAGTGCCAGCGGCGTTCGTCGAGCTGGCGGAAGGCCATTCCGCGACCGAGGACGAACTGATCCAGCACTGCCGCGGCCAACTCGCCAGCTTCAAGCTTCCGCGTCACGTACGCATGGTGTCGGAGTGGCCGATGTCGACGTCCAAGATCCAGAAGTTCCGGCTCAGATCGCAACTGATCGAGGAACTGGGCAAGGGAGAAGCCGCATGA